Below is a genomic region from Pseudomonadota bacterium.
TACCTCAATTGGTGAACTATCTAGAACCATGCTAAGTTTTGATTGAAAATCTTCTAAAACATGATGGGCTCGCGTTGGTGATAAAAAACCAGATCGGTTCGCACTCGGCGCTGCAATAGGGCGGCCAAAAGCCTTTAAAAGTGCGCGCGCTGTGGCGTGAAGAGGAACGCGAAGGGCTACAGTTTCAAGTCCAGCGGTTACAATTTCTGATAAAGGAGAGGTTTTCTTTTTTTTTAAAACGAGCGTCAAAGGCCCTGGCCAAAATTGGTCCGCTAATTTTTGAGCTTCTTTCCCAAAAAAAGCGAGACCTTCTGCCTGCTCTTTGTCAAAACAATGGACGATAAGAGGGTTAAAGGTAGGACGGCCTTTAAGTGTATAAATTTTCTGACAGGCTTTGTCCTGAAAGGCATCCGCTCCGAGGCCATAAACCGTCTCTGTAGGAAAAGCAACGAGTTCAGCTTCTTTTAAAAGCAGAGCGGCTTTTTGAATGTTTTCAAACGTTGAAGGAAAAAGAGACATTATCTATCCTAAAAAAGACCTCTACCGATTATCTTCCAAAGAAATAACACCTGCACCCCTTAAAAGATTTCGTGTCTCGTAAAGGGGAAGACCTAAAATAGCTGTATAAGACCCATTTATCCGCTTTACAAAACTTCCTGCAATGCCTTGGATTGCATATCCTCCTGCTTTTCCAAATCCTTCATGACTCTTTATATACATTTCTTTTTCAAGAGCCTCAAGCCGCTTAAAGCATACGCGTGTTTCAACAACGCGTCGCCAAACCTTTTCCTCAGGAGAAATCAAACAAAGCGCTGTGTAAACACGATGACTTTTTCCAGAAAGCAAATCAAGGCATTGGCGGGCCTCTTCTTCTGAAGAGGGAGCTGCAACAATGCGGCGTCCACAAGCAACGACTGTATCTGCCCCGAGAACAAATCCTGGAAGCCCTTTTTGATCTCTAAAAATTTTCCAAGCTTTTTCGAATGCAAGTCTTTCGGAAAGATTCTTTGGAAGTTCTTTTTTTAAAGGGATTTCATCAAGGCCCGCCGGAATAACTTCAAAGTTATCAATACCTATTGATTTTAAAAGGTCACGGCGCCTTGGGGAGCTTGACGCTAAAATAAGCTTCATTGCTTATTTCTCACGGAAAGAAATGCGTCCTTTGGTCAAATCATAGGGAGTCATCTCAACCATCACACGATCCCCAACAAGAACACGAATTCTATTTTTACGCATTTTACCCGACGTATGGGCAAGAACAATGTGTTCATTATCCAGTTGCACACGAAACATAGCATTTGGCAAAAGCTCAATTACCACTCCTTGAAATTCCATCAAATCTTCTTTGGACATTCTATCCTTTCTCTCTTAGCATCATAAAATATAAATATCTTTTTAGTATAAGAAACATCTTGAATTTTCCTAGTAAAATCAATTTTAAAGAGAAAAAATACGAGAAAATTTTAAAAAAATACCCATTTATGTCGCTAAAATGCCGTTAATTTCTCTTCTTAAGAAATATTTTTTCATCTTTAAACAAAAAGAACAGGAAAGCCCTTAATTTTATCACACATCGAATAAGACTCTTAAAAAAAAGCACGATTTTCTTTCGTGCTTTCTTTTTTAATATTCCTCTTTTTAAAATTTATCAATATCCATCGGAGCTTCAAATAAAAAAGCAGAAAGAGGCGTATATTGTATCGTTAAAAGATGATGAGGATCTTCAGGAACAGCGCCTTCTATTTTAACCACTTTTCCTATAAAAGAGCCTTCATCATTTGGAGATACAAAATTAAATCTTCCTCTTGCTTCCTCCTCAAGTCGTTCTCTTGGCACAGGCCCAAGCCCAGCAGGTGCCCGAGGTCCCCCTTCCTCAATAGCCCAATATGTATGTGAAACTTCCGGGGAAACCTTAGAAAGAAAATGCTGCAAGAATTGCTGACTTGTTGCAGAAAAGAAAAGATCTAAAAATCCGTCTCTCACCTCACGCATTGGCGTCAAAGTAATAGAAAAACGGCATCCAACTGGAAATTTCTTATTAGGATCCCAAGCTGCATCATTTTCTTTCGTATAGACTCGTTTTAAAGAAGGTCCATCTCTTGTTGTTTCATAAGTTACCCCTAATATATCATCTCTTGTTTTAACACCTTGAACAGCATTCAGGGAAAAGACCAAACATCCAAAAAATATAATTAAAAAACACGTTTAAACATTTCCAATCTCCGATAAAATTTATAATCTCTTTTTACCCTATAGAGCTTTTCTTCTCTTTTCAATGCAAAAACAAGTATGTAAGAGTTCATAACAAATGAGACAAAAATCTCAACGAGCTCAAAGAGAAGAAAGTTGAATATACTGCAAAGGGGGGAGATCTTTCAAGTTACGATGAGGTCTGTAAGAGTTATATTTTGATAAAGCTTTGCGCAGAGCGGATTCCATGCCTCTGACAGAATCCTCAAGAAGATCTGATCGATTAAAAATTCTTCTCAAAAAACTCTATTAGCGCGTTCAACACCCCTGTTATATTGAAGTTTTTTAGGAGTAAGAACAATAAAGGGAATAGAAAGCTCAGAATATGCAATCCTTTGATCTGCATAAAAGGCCTCCAAAGTTAGGGTTTTAAGACATTCCTATCTTAGAGGCCTTTTTGATCATAGAAAAGAGGGATGATCGTCGCTACGGTGCTATTTAATGCGCGCTCCGCTCATCCCTCTTTTGTCTCATATGTGTTTGAACTCGGACATTCTTTAAATACTGCTACGACACACTATCATTTATATACCTTTCAACAAAAGCGTTCCATTCACTTTCTGAAATGCTTTCTCTAGGAATAAAAATCTCACTCTCTTCCCTAAAGTTCGGATCTTTCAATATTTCACTTGCTAGGCCTGCGGAAAGATTTCCTATCTCAATTATCCCATTATTATACCTGATAGAAGAAGCACCAAATTCTGCTAATTTTTGCTCAAACTCAAAGTTAAGAACCGCTGTTTTTATCCTAAGTCCAATGGAGGCATTAATCGGCAGTATTGTAAGTACATTCTTCAATAAAACCGGATCATAAATATGCGTCGCACCAGATCCATAATCAATGCCCCAAAGATGAGCCCCTGATCTAATATCATATACTTCTTCCCCCATTTTCCCGACATTAAAGCTGAGCGCCCCAGCCAAAAATCTGTAGTCAACTTTTTTATCTTGAGGGAAAAATTTATTTAAGGTGTCAAAATCTTTTCCTCCTTTTTTTCCAAAAAAAGAAAACTGGCCCTTAACACCTTCCGAACGTTTATCTTTTAAAAATTTCTCAACTGAAAAAGCAGATAAATTATACTCATTACTTCCATTTCTTCCTCCAAACTCAGAAATAAGTTTCATGGCTTGAGGCGTAGAACTTTTATCCAATTGAATATCATAGTAGACGTCACTTCTTATCTCATCATAGCTCGCTTCATACACATTTCTAAAAGCCTTAAGATCCGAACTCTTAAATTGAATTCCTTTCTCACTTCGAAATAATTCTGTCCATTTCTTTTGGCTTTGTTTTAGGTTTTCAAAAAATTTATGGCGGCTTCTTATCTTTCCAACTTCAAGGTCATGCCCAAAGTGAGAATCAGTTCTATTTTCTTTCTTTCTTTTTGGATTTTCTCCTGAAGCAACTAAAAAAGAGCTGAATACCATAAAAACTCCAAGAAAAGTTATTGTTACTTTATTGATTCTTATCATTGATCTTCTCGCCTGTTGTTTGTTCATTTCTTTCAAGTTTGGTTTTAATACTTTCAAAAATCACTTACCCGCATGTGAAATCTGATTCTCTATGCCTTCTTCTTTCCCGGCTTCTAGACCTGAAAAGCAACCGATTGTAAACATCATCATCCCAATACCTGAGACCTTTTTATTTATATGTTTCATTATATTTCTCCCTGTTGTTTAAGCCCTTGTTATTGTTTTATTTCTTTTATATTTTGAGACTTTTGAATGAATGTTTTATCCTGCCTTACCTTTTTCATTAACCAATTTTTTTAAGGTCTTAATTTGAGGGTATCATATACGAGTTCGCCACCCTCTAATGATGTATTTAGGATATCTTCCCCTTGGGATCCAAACCACATTATGTCTCTCAATGTTTGGAAATCGTGCGGATGAAGAGTTTCAACGGTTAGTGCCGCACTGAGGGGACCTTCCGGTAAATTCATGATTCTTAAAGCCTGTTCACCATTCAGACCTTTCAGGCCAAAGCCACCATTCTCAGTTCGGTAATAGGAAAGTTCTTCTTTAAGTGCAAAATCCAGAACCTTAGGATACATTTCTGGCCAATCCATCTTAATTCTTGTGGGAGAATTTCTCTCGACTAAAGAAAATAAAATTGGCATAATTAGATGATAATGATTTGTTCTTAACGTTCTTCGATCAGAATCTACATAAGTATATCTGCCGATAGGATCCGACCATTCAATATCTCCATTCTTATAGTAATCTAGAATCATAGTGTCTGTTTGGTAATGCGTAAAGGCTCTGCCAAATGGATCTGATTCAAGATGAGAAAACCCATCAGGCGCGGCTGCATATGTCCTCCCCTGAAATTTTGCCTCAAAACCTTTCAAAAAAGCCTTTGTCATATCCTCTTGCGTGATCCCCTTAACCCGAATAATTGCTCCTTTAGCAAGCGCTTTATTTTTTGAAAAATACGATATAGCGATGGGCCACCATTGTGCTCCCAAAAATATTCTCTTTCCATCTGGTGACCAACTTGGCGCCGCGTCTTTTATGCTTCCTTTTATAACTTCTGGCCCCTGAAATATCTCCGTTCTTCCGATTCTTTTAGGATCTTCAAGTGCAATTTTAGAGTCATAACCCTCCTCTAAATCAAGGAGCTGACGAACGAAGAATTCAGAAAACTTCTTTTGCATTTCTATTCTCTGCTCTTCTGGAACGGGTGTTTGAAATTCAATGCTTCCTGTTAAACGACCTCTCTCAAAAATATCTCTTTGAGGAATTAATTTTTTGACACTTAACGCAAGATCTCCTTCGAAAACATGATTTTTTTGATCATAGATCCCCCTATCAGCGCTCTTTAAGTCTTCAATTAAAACATATCCAGCTCGAGGGGTAGAAAAACGATATACTTCTTTATAGTGTGAAAGATCTTGAGGAACAAAGCGAGAATCTGTTACAGCCAGGCGCATATCTTTTTTTTCAGGTTTCATTGCATTAAGAGCATCCACAGAAAAAATACCTGTCAAAACAACTATTCCAAATGAAAGTGTTATACTTTTAGTGAACTTCATAAGCTTCCTCCTTGTTCATTTATTTTTTTAAGATTTTTTAGATTTTATTTTTGTTTTGGATTTATTTTTGACTTTTTAACGCGTTTTAATTCTTCTAATAAATCTTTCTCTTTGTGTTTTTGTTTTAATTTTAAGAAAGGCGTTCTATTCGCCTTTATCCAGCAATCTCCTTTTTAGGAGAACTCGTCATCCCCTTCTAAAGACAGAATCAGGACTCTTCCATCTTCTTCTCCTACAGGAACCAGAGCAGGAAACGCTTCATTAGATCTTATATTGCCATAATCATCCTTCCAAGATTTTTCTACTTCTATAAATTTATTAAAGGCTGGCCAAAAATTCTCTAATGAGTCTTTTTCTTTGAAATGAAATTCTCCTATTTCTTTTAGAAATGTTGCATCTGTCATTAAAGGTATAACATCTCCTGCGCGTATATTTTCCGCATGGACAATTCCGTTATACTCCTTAATAGAAGCATCCATTTCTTTCAGCTTCTCTAGAACATCAGGACTTAGGCCTCTTTTAAATCTAACATCAATTCTTGCATCAACAGAGCCTGTTTGCATCAGTTCTTTGGCTAACCTTTGGTCAAAAATTGTTAAATTGTTAGCTTGAGGATTCCATTGCCACACGGCTCTTCCTCGTTCACGGTCATAACAAAATCCTCCTAGATCTCCAGAAGCAAGTATAAATCTGCGCGCATATAAGAGATCATAATCTTTACCTATCAGAGCCCATTCGGGAGAAGCTATTTGATCGGTATATTTTAAATGCGTCTGTATATCACTAGGCCGAAGCGCAACAGGACGACTCAAAGCCGCATAAAGCCCGGAGGTGGGCTCATCCAACCAAAGAATTTGGGGATTGACACCTAAGGCCCGGTCATAGTCTGCATGCTTCGCCATACCCATTTGATCGAAAAGAAGTTGAGAGAAACCTTCATTTATTCCTTTTCCTTGAAGATATATGTCTCCTCTCACCAAGGAAGATCGTTTATCATTTAAAAAGGCATCTATGGAACCTCGAGGTAGGACAAAGATATGATTTTCCACCTGTTTCCCATAATTTTTAAGTGCTGCTTTCGTTTGAAAAGAAGAGGTATCATCCGCCCTAATATAAGCTATAGCCCTTCTTTTATCTTCTAAAGAAAGTTTCCGATAAACCTTTTTAAATGTTTCAATATCAGAGGATTGAACCTCATAATGATCTCTGTCTTTTCTAAGTTGCATCCAAGGTCCATTCGCCATTTTTTTTAACTTTTCAAGAGCAGTTAGCTTAAATTTATCTTCGGTATCCATCTCATATCGATATAGTGCATCATGTTCCGTTCCAAAAAGTTCAGCATTGAATTTCCCCCCTTTTAATGAAGCGTTGAATAAACAAAGAATACCGAAAGAGATGAATATAATTTTAGTAAATCTCATTTTTACTCTCCTGCTCCCTCATCGTCAAGCTCATCGAAGAGTTCATCCAAATAAAGCCGACTCTTTCTTTTCGAAATAACCCTATCAGAAACCGTTATGAAATAAGGATGCATGTTATAATCTTCCCTCGACATTCTATCAATCCAATTAACCGCTCCTTGCGCAGGCATGCTTACATCCAGAACCTCTCCATTATCTTTTAAAACTTCTGCATCAAAAAGCTTTAATTTCTCTCTCACGTCTTCTGTATTTCGAACAGTAAGAGCAATGCCTGTATTAGGATGGGCCTTTGCGATGTCATCAACTATTTTATAGGAAAGCATAGGATCATATATATTGACTATTCCTTCTGGTATATGGCGTTCCCATAATTTTCTTCCCTCCCCTAAGTTGTAACCCGCTTCTTTACCTTGCCCCCATGTATAAGCATAATCTCCAGTCAAAATTGCCTTTTTATAACCTTCTTCTTTCATTCTTTTCCATGGAGCTTTTCTCCAACCACTTTCTATAAATTCTAAATCAGCCCATGCTAAGCTATAATCCCGACAGACAGTAAAACCTGCAACACCCTCCCTATCTTCAAGAAGATCTTTTAATTTTCCTTCTTTTACTTTGAAATAAACCCCGTCTAATGTATCTGCATATGGCAGCAAGCGCGCTTTTACACCAGGAGAAACTTCTTTTGCGAAACGAAATTCAACGTTAACCTTCTCTTTTTCGGCTGGAGTTAATGATTTTAGAGCTTCTAAAATTTTAGGAGCGTCCGTTCCTTCAATCTTATTTTCTTCAAGATTAATTTTGACAAATGATGTTGCTTTTGTCTTTCTTTCATCAAGGCCAAAAAACGGCATTACTTCAGTTTTAAGCAAAGCAGCTTTTCGATGCTCGGCTTCTTTTTTCATTGCATCCACTGGGAACAAGGAAAAGGTATTTCCTAAAACGATCATACTTAAAGAAATTATTGTGATTTTGTTTCGCCTCATCTCTTTCCTCCTTGTTTTAAACGCATCTTTTATTTTTTCTGCATGTTTTCAGAGGCCTGTTGAGCGTAAATATTTTCTTTTGCGTTCAAAATACCTCTTGTCTCACAACAGACGTTTTGAAAATTTTACTTTTCTCGTTGTATTTCTTTATAGGCTTTCAGGGCCTCTTTCACTTTCAGAGAAGGAATTGCACTTGCTTCAAAAGAAATGGTAAAATCATCCTTCGCTTTTTTCTCTAACCCTCTAAGGACCTCCTCTGCTTTCATTTTTGACTTTCCGAAACCTGTAAACCCTTCTTTTTTATCTCTTCCAATCATTTCTCGAGTATCTTTCGAACCCTCTTGTCCCCAAGAAATCTCGGCGTCAGGAGAAATCCTCTTAAGTATTTCTTTGGAAAGAGCCCTTCCATAAACAAAGATACGATTGTCTTCAGGTCTATAGGATGCAATTTTCTTTCCAGTTGAATCATAAAGATCCTCTATGTCTGCATTTCTTCCAGACCAATAACTATCATGCACCATAATCTGGTCATATGGTTTTATGAAGGAACCCTCTCCTATAAAATTTGGTGTAAAAAGAACTTCTGGGCATCTAAATCCAACTCTCTTGATTGCTTTTTCAGAAACATCAGGATCCTGAAGTATCGCCCCAAAACCAAGCGCTGGTATGACATAATGATCTTTTTCAAAAGTTTCTCCCTGGGCTTCAAAGCGTGCTCGAAATTCAGGAGTAGTTTCTATAGGAAGATAAACCTCAACTCTTATTTTGTCTTTTTCGGAAGGAGACATCTTTCCAAGAGCTGTCATAAGACCTTTCATATCATTCCCTTCAACCCATTGAGTGTTTCTGTCATAAGCAAGATAAGGTTGCTTTATATCAAAAAAGAAACTTCCAACTCCCATAAAACCTGGTGATGCAAAAGAAGTTACGGCTCCGTTTCCATACATTTCTGTTTGACTCCCCTGCACTGCAGCAGAAGAAAGAACGCCTCCGATCACGAAAATACCTAAAGAAAAAGCTGTGATTTTATTATATTTCATGTTTTGTTCTCCTTGCTTTTTTTACCAATTTTTATTATTTAGATACATTTTGTATACCTGGAATGTCCCTCTCATACGTATAAACACCTATATCTTCTACAAATTTGCCTCAATTTCCCGGTTGTAAAGCTGTATCTGGAAACTTCATGTATTCTATTCCTCCTGAAGTCATGAACCCAAAAGCAAGATCCCCTACAGGTACATTTTCCATTTTCAAAGATTCTCCATCTATCGTATAAGAAATTCTTTTTTCATCTAATGTAGACTGAAACTCTTTGAGGGCATTTACAGAAACCACCTGATCTTCTGGCAAAATATCTATCATTTTCCGCGTTAATCCTTTCCCCGTTACAGTAACTTCTCCAGTGCCCAAATCATGAATAAGTCTGTCACCAGTTGCAGCATTGAACACAGTTTCCTTTCCCCGTCCGCGTGCAAAAACAACATCTCCCTTCCTAAGAAAAAAATCAAAGTCTTCATGTCCTCTAAACCATTGCGTCGCAGGCGCTATCTGGGGAGCCAGCATATATATTCCTAATTCAGGATGGCCCTTCCACTGTTTTATA
It encodes:
- a CDS encoding threonylcarbamoyl-AMP synthase; amino-acid sequence: MSLFPSTFENIQKAALLLKEAELVAFPTETVYGLGADAFQDKACQKIYTLKGRPTFNPLIVHCFDKEQAEGLAFFGKEAQKLADQFWPGPLTLVLKKKKTSPLSEIVTAGLETVALRVPLHATARALLKAFGRPIAAPSANRSGFLSPTRAHHVLEDFQSKLSMVLDSSPIEVGLESTILDLSEETPILLREGGLEKEKIEACLGQKISKLQKVSKITAPGQLLRHYAPRLPLRLNVENVNPNEGLLAFGKPLLGYKVSFNLSETESLEEAAQNLFAFLHLLDRQKDITGIAVQSIPEQGLGQAINDRLRRAAEGSKH
- the maf gene encoding septum formation protein Maf produces the protein MKLILASSSPRRRDLLKSIGIDNFEVIPAGLDEIPLKKELPKNLSERLAFEKAWKIFRDQKGLPGFVLGADTVVACGRRIVAAPSSEEEARQCLDLLSGKSHRVYTALCLISPEEKVWRRVVETRVCFKRLEALEKEMYIKSHEGFGKAGGYAIQGIAGSFVKRINGSYTAILGLPLYETRNLLRGAGVISLEDNR
- the infA gene encoding translation initiation factor IF-1 → MSKEDLMEFQGVVIELLPNAMFRVQLDNEHIVLAHTSGKMRKNRIRVLVGDRVMVEMTPYDLTKGRISFREK
- a CDS encoding PD40 domain-containing protein, encoding MKFTKSITLSFGIVVLTGIFSVDALNAMKPEKKDMRLAVTDSRFVPQDLSHYKEVYRFSTPRAGYVLIEDLKSADRGIYDQKNHVFEGDLALSVKKLIPQRDIFERGRLTGSIEFQTPVPEEQRIEMQKKFSEFFVRQLLDLEEGYDSKIALEDPKRIGRTEIFQGPEVIKGSIKDAAPSWSPDGKRIFLGAQWWPIAISYFSKNKALAKGAIIRVKGITQEDMTKAFLKGFEAKFQGRTYAAAPDGFSHLESDPFGRAFTHYQTDTMILDYYKNGDIEWSDPIGRYTYVDSDRRTLRTNHYHLIMPILFSLVERNSPTRIKMDWPEMYPKVLDFALKEELSYYRTENGGFGLKGLNGEQALRIMNLPEGPLSAALTVETLHPHDFQTLRDIMWFGSQGEDILNTSLEGGELVYDTLKLRP